Proteins from one Microcaecilia unicolor chromosome 2, aMicUni1.1, whole genome shotgun sequence genomic window:
- the ADRA2C gene encoding alpha-2C adrenergic receptor: MDVSGNASALNRSTALQNSPGEGQYSDTAVAGLAAVVSFLIVFTIVGNVLVVIAVLTSRALKAPQNLFLVSLASADILVATLVMPFSLANELMGYWYFGSAWCDIYLALDVLFCTSSIVHLCAISLDRYWSVTQAVEYNLKRTPRRIKGTIVVVWLISAIISFPPLISMDRDPEDDIFPQCRLNDDTWYILSSCIGSFFAPCVIMILVYVRIYQVAKLRTRTMSEKKSTKEGSSHTENGLSRGTSFKLPGDRENGHYPSLANIRKATELEDLELEESSLSEGKRRKSSSREDNTDSGKERKASKSNSCSKQSSRLSRTSNKSIDLFSSRKKKRSSISRRKVTQAREKRFTFVLAVVMGVFVVCWFPFFFSYSLYGICRESCEIPETLFKFFFWIGYCNSSLNPVIYTIFNQDFRRAFAKILFKRKKRHFTH; this comes from the coding sequence ATGGATGTGTCGGGGAACGCTAGCGCCCTAAACCGGTCCACTGCCCTCCAGAACTCCCCGGGAGAGGGCCAGTACTCGGACACCGCCGTGGCCGGCTTGGCAGCCGTGGTCAGCTTCCTGATTGTCTTCACCATCGTGGGCAACGTGCTGGTCGTGATCGCAGTGTTGACCAGCAGGGCTCTGAAAGCCCCCCAGAACCTGTTCCTGGTCTCCTTGGCCAGCGCGGACATCCTGGTGGCTACCCTGGTCATGCCCTTCTCCTTGGCCAATGAACTGATGGGCTACTGGTACTTCGGCAGCGCCTGGTGTGACATCTATTTGGCCTTGGATGTTCTTTTCTGCACCTCCTCCATAGTCCACTTGTGTGCCATTAGCCTGGACCGCTACTGGTCAGTGACCCAGGCCGTGGAGTACAATCTGAAAAGGACCCCGCGGAGAATCAAAGGCACCATCGTGGTGGTCTGGCTGATTTCGGCCATCATCTCCTTCCCGCCTTTGATTTCCATGGACCGGGACCCCGAGGATGACATCTTCCCTCAGTGCAGACTGAACGACGACACCTGGTACATCCTGTCGTCCTGCATCGGCTCCTTCTTCGCCCCCTGTGTCATCATGATCCTGGTCTACGTTCGCATTTATCAAGTGGCCAAGCTGAGGACCAGGACTATGTCGGAGAAGAAATCCACCAAAGAGGGCTCGTCCCACACCGAGAACGGGCTGAGCAGGGGGACCTCTTTCAAGTTGCCCGGGGACCGGGAGAACGGCCACTACCCGTCCCTGGCCAACATCAGGAAAGCCACCGAGCTGGAGGATCTGGAGCTGGAGGAGAGCAGCCTCTCGGAGGGCAAGAGgaggaaaagcagcagcagggaGGACAACACGGACTCGGGCAAGGAGAGGAAAGCCAGCAAAAGCAACTCGTGTTCCAAGCAGTCCAGTCGCCTGTCTCGGACCAGCAACAAATCCATCGACCTGTTCTCCTCCCGCAAGAAGAAGCGAAGCAGCATCTCCAGGAGAAAAGTGACCCAGGCCAGGGAGAAGAGGTTCACCTTCGTGCTGGCCGTGGTGATGGGGGTGTTCGTGGTTTGCTGGTTCCCTTTCTTTTTCAGTTACAGTCTTTACGGCATCTGCCGAGAGTCCTGCGAGATCCCGGAAACTTTGTTCAAGTTTTTCTTTTGGATTGGCTACTGCAACAGCTCCCTGAACCCGGTCATTTACACCATTTTCAACCAGGATTTCAGGAGGGCTTTTGCCAAAATCCTTTtcaagaggaagaagcggcactTTACGCACTGA